In one window of Tellurirhabdus rosea DNA:
- a CDS encoding neutral/alkaline non-lysosomal ceramidase N-terminal domain-containing protein: protein MQNNPSSIHRMRYFRFIVKLLLGLVLLLLLLIAASVVPIDETPYRQTDFYRQTKARLAALPLPPKPTAPLQAGWAKVNITPAYTTPTGGYGVRRGKHWTTVHDSVFVRTMVFSNGSNTVAVLALDLLITPPTVAAQLKKRLPEVGLTWDNVYSGAIHSHNSVGGWAPGLVGELIAGDFDEKLVGRLTDAILQSIRLAKQRMDPVTVGYDEVDGTPFIHNRRDDSGPVDGPIRTLKFRKASGETAYLCTFSGHATIYRAVEGAGHLSRDYPGALVDRIERATGGFAAFMAGAVGTTSPRVEGDSDGRKPVARYADSLARRLLPRLSAIQTRPDSALALLTLPLSLREPHARIADGWRLRPGLFLSFYGDYPSELKALRLGPALLLGTPCDFSGELVPDVLPAAQQRGLHLMVTSFDGGYVGYITPDRYYHEKHYETRDMNWFGPGNGAYFTEMMRGLAGKL, encoded by the coding sequence TTGCAAAACAACCCCTCTTCTATCCACCGGATGCGCTACTTCCGCTTCATTGTTAAATTGCTGCTGGGTCTTGTCCTTCTACTGCTGCTGCTGATCGCCGCCAGCGTGGTGCCCATCGACGAGACGCCGTACCGGCAGACCGACTTTTACCGGCAGACCAAAGCCCGCCTCGCCGCCCTGCCCCTTCCGCCCAAACCCACCGCCCCGCTGCAGGCTGGCTGGGCCAAAGTCAACATCACACCGGCCTATACGACGCCGACCGGCGGTTACGGTGTCCGCCGCGGCAAACACTGGACCACCGTCCACGATTCGGTGTTCGTCCGGACGATGGTCTTCAGCAACGGCAGCAACACCGTCGCCGTCCTGGCGCTGGATTTGCTCATTACGCCGCCGACCGTCGCCGCTCAGCTCAAAAAACGACTGCCCGAAGTGGGCCTGACCTGGGACAATGTGTATTCCGGAGCCATTCACTCGCACAACAGCGTCGGCGGCTGGGCTCCCGGACTGGTGGGCGAACTGATTGCGGGCGATTTTGACGAAAAACTGGTCGGCAGGCTCACCGACGCCATTCTGCAATCCATCCGGCTGGCGAAGCAGCGCATGGACCCGGTCACGGTCGGTTACGACGAAGTGGACGGCACGCCGTTTATTCACAACCGCCGCGACGACAGCGGCCCGGTCGATGGTCCTATCCGGACGCTGAAATTCCGGAAAGCATCCGGCGAAACGGCTTATCTGTGTACGTTTTCGGGCCACGCCACCATCTACCGGGCTGTGGAAGGAGCCGGGCACCTGAGCCGCGACTATCCCGGTGCGCTGGTCGACCGGATCGAGCGGGCCACGGGCGGCTTTGCGGCTTTCATGGCCGGGGCCGTGGGCACCACCTCGCCGCGGGTGGAAGGCGACTCCGACGGCCGCAAGCCCGTCGCCCGTTATGCCGATTCGCTGGCGCGCCGCCTGCTGCCCCGGCTGTCCGCCATCCAGACCCGCCCCGACAGTGCGCTGGCCTTGCTGACGCTGCCCCTGTCGCTGCGCGAGCCCCACGCCCGCATTGCCGACGGCTGGCGACTCCGGCCGGGCCTTTTTCTTTCGTTTTATGGCGATTACCCGTCCGAGTTGAAAGCCCTGCGCCTCGGTCCCGCCCTACTGCTGGGTACTCCCTGCGACTTCTCAGGCGAGCTGGTTCCGGACGTACTTCCGGCGGCGCAGCAGCGCGGCCTGCATCTGATGGTTACGAGCTTCGACGGCGGGTACGTGGGCTACATCACGCCGGACCGATATTACCACGAAAAGCACTACGAAACCCGGGACATGAACTGGTTCGGGCCGGGCAACGGGGCGTATTTTACAGAAATGATGCGGGGTCTGGCGGGGAAGCTTTGA
- a CDS encoding MlaD family protein: MNSGDNKRAITVGIFIAVGIAILVTGIVVLGGQQKRFVKTVHVFSVFDDVGGLQVGNNVWFSGVKIGTVRKIRFYGTSQVEIMMNIEESSRQYIRKDAKASLSTDGLIGNKIVQIVGGSPRTEPVEDGDRLQANEALSSDEIMETLQANNQNLLKVTTDVKNIVDKISKGKGMAGAVLTDDGLAVQFRAALTSLQSASENANRLSGSLNQYTSKLNRKGTLAYDLVSDTVIFNDLRTSSARLRQASAAATEITGNITKATDRLNSRDNAVGLLLNDETVNRDLKATIRNLESSTQKLDENMEALQHNFLLRGFFRKRAKEEAKQKEAAKTTVTTETVKGME, translated from the coding sequence ATGAATTCAGGAGATAACAAACGCGCCATTACCGTCGGCATCTTTATCGCGGTCGGCATTGCTATACTGGTTACGGGAATTGTGGTGCTGGGCGGCCAGCAGAAGCGGTTTGTCAAGACCGTTCACGTGTTTTCCGTTTTTGATGACGTAGGCGGCCTTCAGGTGGGCAACAACGTCTGGTTTTCCGGCGTAAAAATTGGCACCGTGCGCAAAATCCGGTTCTACGGCACGTCGCAGGTCGAAATCATGATGAACATCGAGGAAAGCTCCCGGCAGTACATCCGCAAGGACGCCAAAGCCAGCCTGAGCACCGACGGACTGATCGGCAACAAGATCGTGCAGATCGTGGGCGGCTCTCCCCGGACCGAACCCGTTGAGGACGGCGACCGCCTCCAGGCCAACGAAGCCCTCAGTTCGGATGAAATCATGGAGACGCTTCAGGCCAACAACCAGAATCTGCTCAAAGTGACGACCGACGTGAAGAACATCGTCGATAAAATCTCAAAGGGCAAAGGCATGGCCGGGGCCGTTCTGACCGACGACGGGCTGGCGGTGCAGTTCCGGGCGGCGCTGACGAGTCTGCAGTCCGCCTCCGAAAACGCCAACCGCCTCTCCGGCTCGCTGAACCAGTACACCTCCAAGCTGAACCGCAAAGGCACGCTGGCCTACGATCTGGTGTCGGATACGGTTATTTTCAACGATCTGCGCACCTCGTCGGCCCGGCTGCGGCAGGCGTCCGCGGCGGCGACCGAGATTACCGGCAACATCACCAAAGCCACCGACCGCCTCAACAGCCGCGATAACGCCGTGGGGCTGCTGCTCAACGACGAGACCGTCAACCGCGACCTGAAAGCGACCATCCGCAACCTCGAAAGCAGCACGCAGAAGCTGGACGAAAACATGGAGGCCCTGCAGCACAACTTCCTCCTGCGCGGTTTCTTCCGCAAGCGGGCCAAGGAAGAAGCCAAACAGAAAGAAGCCGCCAAAACCACGGTGACGACGGAGACTGTTAAGGGGATGGAATGA
- a CDS encoding ABC transporter ATP-binding protein, producing MMQKSTPINRDETVISLRGVRISFGDLHVLRGVDLDLFQGENLVVLGRSGTGKSVLIKILVGLLKPDAGSVKVLGEEVTAMSPRELDQLRLKVGFSFQNSALYDSMTVRENLEFPLIRNVRNLSRTEINRAVEEALDGVGLSQTINQMPSELSGGQRKRIGIARTLILRPEIMLYDEPTAGLDPITSEDINGLINEVQERYRTSSIIITHDLTCAKSVGDRIAMLLDGQFARQGTFEEVFNDPEDERVKQFYEYNFVM from the coding sequence ATGATGCAGAAATCCACCCCTATCAATCGGGACGAAACCGTCATCAGCCTGCGCGGCGTCCGGATTTCGTTTGGCGATCTGCACGTGCTGCGGGGCGTCGATCTGGACCTGTTTCAGGGCGAAAACCTCGTCGTGCTGGGCCGCTCCGGAACCGGAAAGTCGGTTTTGATAAAAATTCTGGTCGGACTGCTGAAACCGGACGCCGGTTCGGTGAAGGTGCTGGGCGAGGAAGTCACCGCCATGTCGCCCCGCGAACTGGACCAGCTGCGGCTGAAAGTCGGGTTCTCGTTCCAGAACAGCGCCCTGTACGACAGCATGACGGTGCGCGAAAACCTTGAATTTCCGCTCATCCGCAACGTCCGGAACCTCAGCCGGACCGAAATCAACCGGGCGGTGGAAGAGGCGCTGGACGGCGTGGGGCTTTCGCAGACGATCAACCAGATGCCGTCCGAACTCTCCGGCGGGCAGCGCAAACGCATCGGCATTGCCCGGACGCTCATTCTGCGACCGGAAATCATGCTGTACGATGAGCCCACCGCCGGCCTCGACCCCATCACGTCGGAAGACATCAACGGACTCATCAACGAGGTGCAGGAACGGTACCGGACGTCGTCGATCATCATCACCCACGACCTGACCTGCGCCAAAAGCGTCGGCGACCGCATCGCCATGCTCCTCGACGGGCAGTTTGCGCGGCAGGGCACGTTCGAGGAGGTGTTCAACGACCCGGAAGACGAGCGGGTGAAACAGTTTTATGAATACAACTTTGTGATGTAA